Proteins found in one Manduca sexta isolate Smith_Timp_Sample1 chromosome 8, JHU_Msex_v1.0, whole genome shotgun sequence genomic segment:
- the LOC115440873 gene encoding survival motor neuron protein isoform X4: MANAEVAKRIAMATNTQVGKPEKKGKKNKSSSKPSSSKKKGTEWKVGMPCRAIYDGDGLEYEAYVLKMFDDEECIVRFIGYENSELVSINTLKPTLGNDERARQMEQALNEKTDDGFGSQSPNLDRMEYGSDRIPSPGSTDRSFPTKKTSKKKKKHSKNMGGFELPDMPLPMPNISMLRNLGSMEMPMPPPPMSFSAHNRSDSEEQAVSSMLISWYMSGYYTGLYQGMKRAKENRRNM; this comes from the exons ATGGCCAACGCGGAGGTGGCCAAGCGTATTGCCATGGCTACAAACACGCAGGTCGGCAAACCAG AAAAGAAAGGCAAGAAAAACAAATCTTCAAGTAAACCATCATCGTCAAAGAAGAAAGGCACAGAATGGAAGGTAGGCATGCCCTGCCGTGCCATCTATGATGGCGATGGCCTGGAATACGAAGCCTATGTGCTTAAAATGTTTGATGATGAAGAGTGCATAGTTAGATTCATAG GTTATGAAAATTCCGAACTAGTCTCTATAAATACATTGAAGCCAACGCTAGGTAATGATGAGAGGGCTCGTCAAATGGAACAAGCACTTAATGAGAAGACAGATGATGGCTTTGGCAGTCAGTCTCCAAATTTAGATAGGATGGAATACGGCAGTGATAGAATCCCAAGTCCTGGAAGCACTG ATAGGTCATTCCCAACTAAGAAAACAtcaaagaaaaagaagaaacaTTCAAAGAATATGGGCGGATTTGAACTACCTGATATGCCTCTACCAATGCCAAATATATCAATGTTAAGGAAT TTAGGTTCAATGGAGATGCCGATGCCTCCTCCTCCGATGTCGTTCTCAGCACACAACCGCTCAGATTCCGAGGAGCAGGCGGTATCTTCAATGCTGATCAGTTGGTACATGAGCGGTTATTACACTGGACTTTACCAGGGGATGAAGAG
- the LOC115440873 gene encoding survival motor neuron protein isoform X3, protein MANAEVAKRIAMATNTQVGKPAKLYIGPEKKGKKNKSSSKPSSSKKKGTEWKVGMPCRAIYDGDGLEYEAYVLKMFDDEECIVRFIGYENSELVSINTLKPTLGNDERARQMEQALNEKTDDGFGSQSPNLDRMEYGSDRIPSPGSTDRSFPTKKTSKKKKKHSKNMGGFELPDMPLPMPNISMLRNLGSMEMPMPPPPMSFSAHNRSDSEEQAVSSMLISWYMSGYYTGLYQGMKRAKENRRNM, encoded by the exons ATGGCCAACGCGGAGGTGGCCAAGCGTATTGCCATGGCTACAAACACGCAGGTCGGCAAACCAG caaaattatatattggtccAGAAAAGAAAGGCAAGAAAAACAAATCTTCAAGTAAACCATCATCGTCAAAGAAGAAAGGCACAGAATGGAAGGTAGGCATGCCCTGCCGTGCCATCTATGATGGCGATGGCCTGGAATACGAAGCCTATGTGCTTAAAATGTTTGATGATGAAGAGTGCATAGTTAGATTCATAG GTTATGAAAATTCCGAACTAGTCTCTATAAATACATTGAAGCCAACGCTAGGTAATGATGAGAGGGCTCGTCAAATGGAACAAGCACTTAATGAGAAGACAGATGATGGCTTTGGCAGTCAGTCTCCAAATTTAGATAGGATGGAATACGGCAGTGATAGAATCCCAAGTCCTGGAAGCACTG ATAGGTCATTCCCAACTAAGAAAACAtcaaagaaaaagaagaaacaTTCAAAGAATATGGGCGGATTTGAACTACCTGATATGCCTCTACCAATGCCAAATATATCAATGTTAAGGAAT TTAGGTTCAATGGAGATGCCGATGCCTCCTCCTCCGATGTCGTTCTCAGCACACAACCGCTCAGATTCCGAGGAGCAGGCGGTATCTTCAATGCTGATCAGTTGGTACATGAGCGGTTATTACACTGGACTTTACCAGGGGATGAAGAG
- the LOC115440873 gene encoding survival motor neuron protein isoform X1, whose translation MSQSEILYVKGMVDSESDGEEDENIWDDKKLNDAYDKALKMANAEVAKRIAMATNTQVGKPAKLYIGPEKKGKKNKSSSKPSSSKKKGTEWKVGMPCRAIYDGDGLEYEAYVLKMFDDEECIVRFIGYENSELVSINTLKPTLGNDERARQMEQALNEKTDDGFGSQSPNLDRMEYGSDRIPSPGSTDRSFPTKKTSKKKKKHSKNMGGFELPDMPLPMPNISMLRNLGSMEMPMPPPPMSFSAHNRSDSEEQAVSSMLISWYMSGYYTGLYQGMKRAKENRRNM comes from the exons ATGTCTCAAAGTGAAATTCTTTACGTCAAAGGAATGGTTGAT TCGGAGTCCGATGGGGAAGAAGACGAGAACATTTGGGATGATAAGAAGCTGAATGATGCATACGACAAAGCATTGAAAATGGCCAACGCGGAGGTGGCCAAGCGTATTGCCATGGCTACAAACACGCAGGTCGGCAAACCAG caaaattatatattggtccAGAAAAGAAAGGCAAGAAAAACAAATCTTCAAGTAAACCATCATCGTCAAAGAAGAAAGGCACAGAATGGAAGGTAGGCATGCCCTGCCGTGCCATCTATGATGGCGATGGCCTGGAATACGAAGCCTATGTGCTTAAAATGTTTGATGATGAAGAGTGCATAGTTAGATTCATAG GTTATGAAAATTCCGAACTAGTCTCTATAAATACATTGAAGCCAACGCTAGGTAATGATGAGAGGGCTCGTCAAATGGAACAAGCACTTAATGAGAAGACAGATGATGGCTTTGGCAGTCAGTCTCCAAATTTAGATAGGATGGAATACGGCAGTGATAGAATCCCAAGTCCTGGAAGCACTG ATAGGTCATTCCCAACTAAGAAAACAtcaaagaaaaagaagaaacaTTCAAAGAATATGGGCGGATTTGAACTACCTGATATGCCTCTACCAATGCCAAATATATCAATGTTAAGGAAT TTAGGTTCAATGGAGATGCCGATGCCTCCTCCTCCGATGTCGTTCTCAGCACACAACCGCTCAGATTCCGAGGAGCAGGCGGTATCTTCAATGCTGATCAGTTGGTACATGAGCGGTTATTACACTGGACTTTACCAGGGGATGAAGAG
- the LOC115440873 gene encoding survival motor neuron protein isoform X2 yields MSQSEILYVKGMVDSESDGEEDENIWDDKKLNDAYDKALKMANAEVAKRIAMATNTQVGKPEKKGKKNKSSSKPSSSKKKGTEWKVGMPCRAIYDGDGLEYEAYVLKMFDDEECIVRFIGYENSELVSINTLKPTLGNDERARQMEQALNEKTDDGFGSQSPNLDRMEYGSDRIPSPGSTDRSFPTKKTSKKKKKHSKNMGGFELPDMPLPMPNISMLRNLGSMEMPMPPPPMSFSAHNRSDSEEQAVSSMLISWYMSGYYTGLYQGMKRAKENRRNM; encoded by the exons ATGTCTCAAAGTGAAATTCTTTACGTCAAAGGAATGGTTGAT TCGGAGTCCGATGGGGAAGAAGACGAGAACATTTGGGATGATAAGAAGCTGAATGATGCATACGACAAAGCATTGAAAATGGCCAACGCGGAGGTGGCCAAGCGTATTGCCATGGCTACAAACACGCAGGTCGGCAAACCAG AAAAGAAAGGCAAGAAAAACAAATCTTCAAGTAAACCATCATCGTCAAAGAAGAAAGGCACAGAATGGAAGGTAGGCATGCCCTGCCGTGCCATCTATGATGGCGATGGCCTGGAATACGAAGCCTATGTGCTTAAAATGTTTGATGATGAAGAGTGCATAGTTAGATTCATAG GTTATGAAAATTCCGAACTAGTCTCTATAAATACATTGAAGCCAACGCTAGGTAATGATGAGAGGGCTCGTCAAATGGAACAAGCACTTAATGAGAAGACAGATGATGGCTTTGGCAGTCAGTCTCCAAATTTAGATAGGATGGAATACGGCAGTGATAGAATCCCAAGTCCTGGAAGCACTG ATAGGTCATTCCCAACTAAGAAAACAtcaaagaaaaagaagaaacaTTCAAAGAATATGGGCGGATTTGAACTACCTGATATGCCTCTACCAATGCCAAATATATCAATGTTAAGGAAT TTAGGTTCAATGGAGATGCCGATGCCTCCTCCTCCGATGTCGTTCTCAGCACACAACCGCTCAGATTCCGAGGAGCAGGCGGTATCTTCAATGCTGATCAGTTGGTACATGAGCGGTTATTACACTGGACTTTACCAGGGGATGAAGAG
- the LOC115440896 gene encoding uncharacterized protein LOC115440896, which translates to MPKCKPNVEKSKDEAEDSNVEKGRIPVRIGRRKRIGHMNKMLPKNGNDDMHNLSDIFQKMLKFYMTPVNQQPAKPPATKPLTLFVSNIPTAWSYDEVKQFIEKECGSIQEVELMKSQGPVGTVKVKFFTHIQLIIAKHELVEKEIDGRKLTVDDEKVEGESNVVHPSPRYVVMLYLYLFFILERIILIPSVLLFIC; encoded by the exons ATGCCGAAATGCAAGCCTAATGTGGAAAAATCAAAGGATGAGGCTGAAGATTCGAATGTAGAGAAAGGTCGAATACCTGTCCGAATTGGGAGAAGGAAGAGAATAGGACATATGAACAAAATGTTACCTAAAAATGGGAACGACGACATGCATAACTTATCAGACATATTTcagaaaatgttaaaattctATATGACCCCTGTGAATCAGCAACCAGCCAAGCCTCCAGCAACCAAACCACTGACATTGTTCGTCTCCAATATACCCACAGCTTGGAGTTATGATGAAGTCAAACAATTCATAGAAAAAGAG TGTGGCAGCATTCAAGAGGTGGAACTTATGAAATCACAAGGTCCTGTTGGAACCGTTAAGGTTAAATTCTTCACTCACATTCAGCTAATCATAGCTAAACACGAATTGGTCGAGAAGGAAATTGATGGAAGAAAATTAACTGTTGATGATG AGAAAGTAGAGGGAGAAAGTAATGTGGTACATCCGTCTCCCAGGTATGtggttatgttatatttatatttattttttattttagaaaggaTAATTTTGATCCCAtctgttcttttatttatatgttga